A single region of the Methanococcoides sp. AM1 genome encodes:
- the nrdD gene encoding anaerobic ribonucleoside-triphosphate reductase: MSNSQTMSIEELFALPKNKFVDRCKEWCNEFNDGQPMKTDENNPCPVHVWVALNGKKCAHDTVANIAPCPVCDQPMCPDCMNHSVHQLSRVTGYISNVSGWNAAKRQELKDRVRSDLK, from the coding sequence ATGTCAAATTCACAAACAATGTCAATAGAAGAACTGTTTGCACTCCCAAAGAATAAATTTGTTGATAGGTGCAAAGAATGGTGCAATGAGTTCAATGACGGACAACCTATGAAAACAGATGAAAATAATCCCTGCCCGGTTCACGTATGGGTAGCACTTAATGGGAAAAAATGTGCTCATGACACCGTTGCAAACATTGCACCGTGCCCCGTATGTGACCAACCAATGTGCCCGGATTGTATGAATCACAGCGTCCACCAACTCTCAAGAGTAACTGGATATATATCCAATGTTAGCGGATGGAACGCTGCAAAAAGACAGGAACTTAAAGACCGTGTGCGATCTGATCTAAAATGA
- a CDS encoding arsenite methyltransferase, with the protein MMDPKEIKKMVKESYTEIARTGLPCCSTSSSCCNVSGIAEDISREVGYSDKELDEIPEGANLGLGCGNPTALASLKSGETVLDLGSGAGFDCFLAAARVGKEGKVIGVDMTPDMIEKATEKSSKGGYTNVEFRLGDIEDLPVTDNSIDVVISNCVINLSPSKDKVFREIFRVLKGGGRFIISDIALLSPIPDRIKESAEAYISCISGAILKKEYLDVIRKSGFVDIEIIEETTYPFDLIVAMISPDEMTAILKDMDLSMEEAEKMTGSVVSIEVGGIKPS; encoded by the coding sequence ATGATGGATCCAAAAGAAATAAAGAAAATGGTAAAGGAAAGTTATACCGAAATAGCAAGAACTGGCTTGCCCTGCTGTTCAACGTCAAGCTCATGCTGTAATGTTAGTGGCATTGCGGAAGACATAAGCCGGGAGGTCGGCTATTCAGACAAAGAACTTGATGAGATCCCGGAAGGAGCAAATCTTGGTCTTGGTTGTGGGAATCCCACTGCACTGGCATCTCTGAAATCTGGTGAAACTGTCCTTGATCTGGGTTCAGGTGCAGGCTTTGATTGTTTCCTTGCAGCAGCCAGGGTAGGAAAGGAAGGAAAGGTCATCGGCGTAGATATGACACCGGATATGATCGAAAAAGCCACTGAAAAATCTTCAAAAGGAGGATATACAAATGTAGAATTCAGGCTGGGAGATATTGAGGACCTTCCTGTTACTGATAATTCCATTGATGTTGTGATCTCGAACTGTGTGATCAACCTCTCCCCTTCCAAAGATAAAGTATTCAGGGAGATATTCAGGGTCCTTAAAGGAGGTGGACGTTTCATCATATCTGACATTGCCCTTTTAAGCCCCATCCCGGACAGGATAAAAGAATCCGCAGAGGCGTATATCAGCTGTATTTCAGGTGCGATCTTAAAGAAAGAGTATCTGGATGTTATCAGAAAATCCGGGTTCGTAGATATTGAGATAATAGAAGAGACAACTTATCCATTCGACCTGATCGTTGCAATGATCTCACCTGATGAAATGACTGCGATCCTGAAGGACATGGATCTTTCCATGGAAGAAGCAGAAAAGATGACAGGATCTGTAGTTAGCATTGAAGTTGGTGGAATTAAGCCATCTTAA
- a CDS encoding radical SAM protein yields MTITKDSETIQNRNRSAQKGLAFDEIIARTSKSVCPNCLKIIDCQMILRENKVFLRKDCPEHGSFETLVYSDANDYLAALKSDRPGSKPLQYQNPVSKGCPLDCGLCTDHQQHTCVGIVEINDTCNLNCPVCFAASKGSFTLPFEKVKEMIDLYVECEKEPEVLQISGGEPTLHPDIIRILEYVGKKNIIYPVLNTNGLKLADMDFAEKIASTVQNDRSGIGKPIIYLQFDGLDDRTYTTLRGRPLLDIKMKALDNCEKLGLTVALVATIVKGVNDQEIGNIIDLALGKTNIKMVNFQPATITGRYELEKKTETRLTIPEILDEIEDQTEGVLNKNNFISIPCPHPTCSVCAYVYDHMGKKISLTKFLNSSACRDFLVDRTVADLKVTSKIERSINALNVLMSKTNKCCGDGTQKCNCTLFPGMVSDTGKIIDNITLISVHAFMDEFNFDLDRAKKCCITEILPNGQMIPFCVYNILYREKLSAKFRNTCQ; encoded by the coding sequence TTGACAATTACTAAAGATTCTGAAACAATTCAGAATAGGAACAGATCGGCTCAAAAAGGCTTAGCCTTTGATGAAATTATTGCAAGAACCTCAAAAAGTGTGTGCCCGAACTGCCTTAAGATCATCGATTGCCAGATGATACTGCGTGAGAACAAAGTATTTTTACGCAAAGATTGTCCTGAGCACGGGTCTTTCGAAACACTTGTCTATTCGGATGCCAATGACTATCTTGCTGCTTTAAAGAGCGACAGGCCCGGTTCAAAACCCCTGCAATACCAAAACCCTGTTTCTAAGGGTTGTCCCCTTGATTGCGGATTATGTACTGATCATCAGCAGCACACATGCGTTGGGATCGTCGAAATAAACGACACTTGCAATCTGAATTGCCCGGTTTGTTTTGCAGCTTCAAAAGGAAGTTTTACACTGCCTTTTGAAAAGGTAAAGGAAATGATAGACCTTTATGTCGAGTGTGAGAAGGAACCTGAAGTCCTCCAGATAAGTGGAGGAGAACCAACATTGCATCCGGATATCATTAGGATCCTTGAATATGTGGGTAAAAAGAATATCATTTATCCGGTTTTGAACACCAACGGGTTAAAACTTGCTGATATGGATTTTGCAGAAAAGATAGCATCTACTGTTCAAAATGATAGATCCGGAATTGGTAAACCAATCATATACCTTCAATTCGACGGATTGGATGACAGGACCTATACAACTCTCAGAGGAAGACCTCTGCTCGATATCAAAATGAAAGCGCTTGATAACTGTGAAAAACTTGGTTTGACAGTTGCTCTGGTAGCCACTATTGTTAAGGGAGTAAATGATCAGGAAATTGGTAATATCATAGATCTTGCCCTTGGAAAAACAAATATAAAAATGGTCAATTTCCAGCCAGCAACAATAACCGGAAGATATGAACTGGAGAAAAAGACCGAAACGAGACTAACCATTCCTGAAATATTAGACGAGATCGAGGATCAGACAGAAGGAGTGCTAAACAAAAATAATTTTATTAGCATCCCTTGCCCTCACCCAACCTGTTCAGTTTGTGCCTATGTTTACGATCACATGGGAAAAAAGATATCACTAACTAAATTCCTGAACTCCAGTGCCTGCCGTGACTTCCTTGTTGATCGCACTGTTGCAGACCTTAAAGTTACATCTAAGATAGAAAGATCGATCAATGCTCTGAATGTGCTTATGTCCAAAACTAACAAGTGTTGTGGCGATGGAACACAGAAATGTAATTGCACATTGTTCCCGGGCATGGTTTCAGATACTGGTAAAATAATAGACAACATAACTCTCATCTCTGTCCATGCTTTTATGGACGAATTCAATTTTGATCTGGATAGAGCGAAGAAATGCTGTATAACAGAGATCCTTCCTAACGGCCAAATGATACCATTCTGCGTGTACAACATACTCTACAGAGAAAAATTAAGCGCAAAATTCAGGAACACATGCCAATAA
- a CDS encoding TRAM domain-containing protein has protein sequence MESTAPVEAGETYDVTIEDIAREGDGIARVSGFVIFVPGAKVGDEVTIKVTKVMRKFAFGELV, from the coding sequence ATGGAATCCACTGCACCAGTAGAAGCTGGCGAAACATACGACGTAACAATTGAAGATATCGCAAGAGAAGGCGATGGAATCGCTAGAGTAAGCGGTTTCGTAATTTTCGTCCCAGGCGCAAAGGTCGGCGACGAAGTAACAATCAAAGTTACCAAGGTCATGAGAAAGTTCGCATTTGGCGAGCTCGTATAA